From a single Helicovermis profundi genomic region:
- a CDS encoding sensor histidine kinase — MLIKSTKKLSTSLAIYISSVVILALIITNLFVYNLAYNRVFSSIETEIALNSKLAAKNINKIFDETKIVVTQMEFNSDIVNYLKTATTKDTILNNRYYLPVLKTLQNIKNSNPLFFLAWVANEKANFYLDNLNVIPDNTYEVKKRPWYKYALNSNEVAYTKPYVEWKTKKYVLSSIKAIKNTKKNILGFVAVDIKLDSIPLILKNSKSNNLDKVFLIAKDGTYIYNDDTSKFLDSNLNNNYDKLSNYKNLIINPNNNLNLINYNRKSYFLYSYKVANDWRIVSLIDKDNALAFLKILKYKIFTVIFITLVLILLVIYFIANHFTLPLKSLVVFATDINNRKLNKNIPNDYLIRNDEIGEISNSFQVLINYFRNEKKLLENTITMKNEELESQYKYILETEKAASLGNLVAGVAHEINTPLGVSVTTASYIEKLNHSLEKNIMSDKLKKSDLLNFIHSVNESSNILNTNLNHAANLVNNFKKLAVHQATDEKILINLKDITDMTILSLKPLYKKKNIIITNNISEEVIIKNYPSAFTQLFNNLIINSLTHGFANKNEGIITIDCKIDKENISIIYSDNGKGISEDTQEKMYEPFYTTNRIEGNSGLGMHIVFNIVRQLLLGEIKCISKVNSGVTFIITFKINDVDCIN, encoded by the coding sequence ATGCTAATAAAATCTACAAAAAAACTTTCAACTTCACTTGCTATATATATTTCTTCTGTTGTTATTTTAGCATTAATTATCACAAATTTATTTGTATACAATTTGGCCTATAATAGAGTTTTTTCATCTATAGAAACTGAAATAGCACTTAACTCAAAACTTGCTGCAAAAAATATAAATAAAATATTCGATGAAACCAAAATAGTAGTAACTCAAATGGAATTCAATTCAGATATTGTTAATTACTTAAAAACTGCTACCACGAAAGACACTATATTAAATAATAGATACTATTTGCCTGTACTAAAAACACTTCAGAATATTAAAAATAGTAACCCTTTATTTTTCTTGGCATGGGTTGCGAATGAGAAAGCCAATTTTTACTTGGATAACTTAAACGTTATACCCGACAATACATATGAAGTAAAAAAAAGACCTTGGTACAAGTATGCGCTAAATTCTAATGAAGTCGCATACACAAAACCTTACGTAGAATGGAAAACAAAAAAATATGTACTATCATCTATTAAAGCAATTAAAAACACTAAAAAAAATATTTTAGGATTTGTTGCAGTAGATATAAAACTTGATAGCATACCTTTAATACTTAAAAATTCAAAATCAAATAATTTGGATAAAGTTTTTTTGATTGCAAAAGATGGAACATATATTTACAACGATGATACCTCTAAATTCCTTGATTCAAATCTAAATAATAACTATGATAAACTAAGTAATTATAAAAATTTAATAATCAATCCAAACAACAACTTAAATTTAATAAATTATAACAGAAAATCCTACTTTCTCTATTCATATAAAGTAGCAAACGATTGGAGAATAGTATCACTAATTGATAAAGATAATGCGCTTGCTTTTTTAAAAATACTTAAATACAAAATATTTACTGTAATATTTATTACCTTAGTTTTGATATTATTAGTTATATATTTTATTGCTAATCATTTTACATTACCACTTAAATCGTTAGTAGTATTTGCGACTGATATTAATAATAGAAAACTTAATAAAAATATACCTAATGATTATCTTATTCGAAATGATGAAATAGGCGAAATTTCAAATTCATTTCAAGTGCTAATAAATTATTTTAGAAACGAGAAAAAACTTCTAGAAAACACAATTACTATGAAAAACGAAGAACTTGAGTCTCAATACAAATATATTTTAGAAACTGAAAAAGCAGCATCCCTTGGTAATTTAGTTGCAGGAGTAGCTCATGAAATAAATACTCCACTTGGTGTGAGTGTTACAACTGCGAGTTATATTGAAAAACTTAATCATTCTTTAGAAAAAAACATTATGAGTGACAAATTGAAAAAAAGTGATTTACTAAATTTCATTCACTCAGTAAATGAATCTTCTAATATACTAAACACCAATTTAAACCATGCTGCTAATTTAGTAAATAACTTTAAAAAACTTGCAGTTCATCAAGCAACAGATGAAAAAATACTAATAAATCTAAAAGATATTACTGATATGACTATTCTCAGTCTAAAACCTTTATATAAAAAAAAGAACATTATAATTACAAATAACATTAGTGAAGAAGTTATAATCAAAAACTACCCAAGTGCCTTTACTCAGTTATTCAATAATTTAATTATAAATTCACTAACACATGGATTTGCAAATAAAAACGAAGGTATTATTACAATCGATTGTAAAATAGACAAAGAAAATATTTCAATAATCTATTCAGACAACGGGAAAGGTATCTCTGAAGATACTCAAGAAAAAATGTATGAACCTTTTTACACAACCAATAGAATAGAAGGCAATTCTGGACTCGGAATGCATATTGTATTCAATATTGTTCGCCAACTACTATTGGGAGAAATAAAGTGCATAAGTAAAGTAAATTCGGGCGTTACTTTCATTATCACATTCAAAATTAATGATGTTGATTGTATTAATTGA
- a CDS encoding RluA family pseudouridine synthase: MKIENLVIYKDKDVVALVKPYGLASQGAKKEERYFLEMVQNEFNKDDIGLLHRIDKPVGGVILFSKNKNALIKLNEDIKNKKIRKFYYVVIYGELENEEGVFEDYLLKMKTTNMSAVSSKEKKSSKKSSLKYRVLDVKMDLNDNKISLVEVELITGRHHQIRVQFSSRGYYILGDKKYKNNRMRNDVYENIALWSYKIIFNHPRNGKSITVKKLPEAKDGFAYFDCY, from the coding sequence ATGAAAATAGAAAATTTAGTAATATATAAGGATAAAGATGTGGTTGCTTTGGTTAAGCCGTATGGACTTGCAAGTCAGGGTGCTAAAAAAGAAGAAAGATATTTTTTAGAAATGGTTCAAAATGAATTTAATAAAGATGATATTGGTTTGCTTCATAGAATTGATAAACCTGTAGGCGGAGTAATTTTATTTTCAAAAAATAAAAATGCATTAATTAAGCTCAATGAGGATATCAAAAATAAGAAGATAAGAAAATTTTATTATGTTGTTATTTACGGAGAACTTGAGAATGAAGAAGGTGTATTTGAAGATTATCTATTAAAAATGAAAACTACAAATATGTCAGCTGTAAGTTCGAAAGAAAAAAAATCCTCAAAGAAATCTTCATTAAAGTATAGAGTTTTAGATGTTAAAATGGATTTAAATGATAATAAGATTTCTTTAGTTGAAGTTGAACTTATTACAGGAAGACATCATCAAATTAGAGTTCAATTTTCATCACGAGGATATTATATTCTTGGAGATAAAAAGTATAAAAACAATAGAATGAGAAATGACGTTTATGAAAATATTGCGCTTTGGTCGTATAAAATCATATTTAATCATCCTAGAAATGGAAAATCAATAACAGTTAAAAAACTCCCAGAAGCTAAGGATGGATTTGCTTATTTTGATTGTTACTAA
- the arcA gene encoding arginine deiminase, producing MSDILNVYSEIGRLKKVMLHRPGNEIENLTPDLMDRLLFDDIPYLKVAREEHDFFAKTLRENGVEVVYLEDLVAEAIEDEKVKEKFVDEFIAETSIESHRLRELVKKYLLEFKSNKAMVDKMMEGIRKEDIQTYERVHLSDMVGTLYPFVVDPMPNLYFTRDPFSTIGSGISLNHMRTVTRNRETLFSKYVFSYHPDYKNENIPFWYDRDDTTSIEGGDQLVLSKKVLAIGISERTDASSVEKIAKRIFEHNEKFETILAFDIPKKRAFMHLDTVFTMVDYDKFTIHPEIEGPLTVYSIKKAQNNEGIVIEKEQMILEEILAKYLELEKVTLIRCGGGNMVDAGREQWNDGSNTLAIAPGEVVVYSRNHVTNKLLVEHGIKLHVIPSSELSRGRGGPRCMSMPLIREEL from the coding sequence ATGAGCGATATTTTAAACGTTTATTCTGAAATTGGTAGACTTAAAAAAGTTATGCTTCATAGACCAGGAAATGAAATTGAAAATCTTACTCCAGATTTAATGGATAGATTGCTTTTTGATGATATTCCTTATCTTAAAGTTGCAAGAGAGGAACATGATTTTTTTGCTAAAACACTTAGAGAAAATGGAGTTGAGGTAGTTTATCTTGAAGACTTAGTTGCTGAGGCAATTGAAGACGAAAAGGTTAAAGAAAAATTTGTTGACGAGTTTATTGCTGAAACAAGTATTGAAAGTCATAGACTTCGTGAACTAGTAAAAAAATACTTATTAGAGTTTAAATCAAATAAAGCTATGGTTGATAAAATGATGGAAGGAATTAGAAAAGAAGACATTCAGACTTATGAAAGAGTTCATTTGTCAGATATGGTTGGAACTTTGTATCCTTTTGTAGTTGATCCAATGCCTAATTTATATTTTACAAGAGATCCTTTCTCAACAATTGGTTCAGGTATCTCGTTAAATCATATGAGAACAGTAACAAGAAATAGAGAAACACTTTTTTCTAAATATGTATTTTCATATCATCCAGACTATAAAAATGAAAATATTCCATTCTGGTATGATAGAGATGATACTACTTCAATTGAAGGTGGAGATCAATTAGTACTTAGTAAAAAAGTTCTTGCAATTGGTATTTCTGAAAGAACAGATGCTTCTTCAGTAGAAAAAATTGCTAAGAGAATTTTTGAACACAATGAAAAATTTGAAACTATTCTTGCTTTTGATATTCCAAAGAAAAGAGCATTTATGCATTTAGATACAGTATTTACTATGGTTGATTATGATAAATTCACTATTCACCCTGAAATTGAAGGACCACTAACAGTGTATTCAATTAAAAAAGCGCAAAATAATGAAGGCATTGTAATTGAAAAAGAACAAATGATTCTTGAAGAAATTCTTGCTAAGTATTTAGAACTTGAAAAAGTTACGCTTATTAGATGTGGCGGTGGAAACATGGTTGATGCTGGGAGAGAACAGTGGAATGATGGATCCAATACACTTGCAATTGCACCAGGTGAAGTTGTAGTATATTCTAGAAATCATGTAACTAATAAATTACTTGTAGAGCATGGAATTAAACTTCACGTTATTCCATCATCAGAATTATCACGTGGTAGAGGTGGTCCAAGATGTATGTCGATGCCACTAATTAGAGAAGAACTTTAA
- the argF gene encoding ornithine carbamoyltransferase — protein sequence MAVNLRGRHFITLKDFTTDEIKYLLNLAKDLKSKKRAGIRGNLLDRKNVVLLFEKSSTRTRCAFEVGALDEGGQVTFLTNSQMGKKETIEDTAKVLGRFYDGIEFRGFKQETVEALAEHAGVPVWNGLTDLYHPTQILADFLTVMENVDKPLNKVKFVYVGDARNNMGNSLMIGAAKVGMDFVALAPKSLWPSDELVAEMNEVAKETGATITLTENIDDVKGADAIYTDVWVSMGEEDQFAERIELLKSYQVNMEMLKKTENDDVMFLHCLPAFHDDKTVVGAEIKAKFGLDSMEVSDEVFRSKHSKVFDEAENRMHTIKAIMVATIGNL from the coding sequence ATGGCTGTTAATTTAAGAGGAAGACATTTTATTACATTGAAAGATTTTACTACTGACGAGATTAAGTACTTACTTAATTTAGCAAAAGATTTAAAAAGTAAAAAAAGAGCTGGTATTAGAGGAAATTTATTAGATAGAAAAAATGTTGTTCTTTTATTTGAAAAATCTTCAACTAGAACTAGATGTGCTTTTGAAGTTGGTGCTTTAGATGAGGGTGGTCAAGTTACATTCTTAACTAATTCACAAATGGGTAAAAAAGAGACTATCGAAGATACTGCTAAAGTATTAGGTAGATTTTATGATGGTATTGAATTTAGAGGATTTAAACAAGAAACTGTTGAAGCACTAGCTGAACATGCTGGAGTTCCTGTATGGAATGGTTTAACAGATCTTTATCATCCAACTCAAATTTTAGCTGACTTTTTAACTGTAATGGAAAATGTTGATAAGCCGCTTAATAAAGTTAAATTTGTATATGTTGGTGATGCTAGAAATAACATGGGTAACTCACTTATGATTGGTGCTGCAAAAGTTGGAATGGACTTTGTTGCATTAGCTCCAAAATCACTTTGGCCTTCTGATGAATTAGTAGCTGAAATGAATGAAGTTGCTAAAGAAACAGGCGCTACAATTACTTTAACTGAAAACATTGATGACGTTAAAGGTGCAGATGCTATCTATACTGACGTATGGGTATCTATGGGTGAAGAAGATCAATTTGCTGAAAGAATTGAATTATTAAAATCATATCAAGTAAATATGGAAATGCTTAAGAAAACTGAAAATGATGATGTAATGTTCTTACATTGTTTACCAGCATTCCATGACGATAAAACTGTTGTAGGAGCTGAAATCAAAGCTAAATTTGGTTTAGATTCTATGGAAGTAAGTGATGAAGTATTCAGATCTAAACATTCAAAAGTATTTGATGAAGCTGAAAATAGAATGCATACTATTAAAGCAATTATGGTAGCTACAATCGGAAACTTATAG
- the arcC gene encoding carbamate kinase, translating to MKDKIVVALGGNALGKTPKEQHELVKGTAVPIVDLIAAGHEVVLAHGNGPQVGMINLAMETASVSDAGTPEMPFPECGAMSQGYIGYHLQNAIREELLNRGMDVPVATVVTQVIVDKNDPAFTNPTKPIGSFYSKEEADELSAKKGYNMVEDAGRGYRRVVPSPRPIDVAEKATVKALVDNNHVVITVGGGGIPVVKEGNKLVGVPAVIDKDFASAKIAEILDADYLIILTAVEKVAINFGKENEKWLSKLDFAETEQYIKEGHFAPGSMLPKIEAALGFAKSKSGRKSLITSLEKAKEGIEGITGTLITQ from the coding sequence ATGAAAGATAAAATTGTTGTTGCCTTAGGTGGTAACGCACTTGGAAAAACTCCAAAAGAGCAACATGAATTAGTTAAAGGTACTGCAGTTCCAATTGTAGACTTAATTGCAGCAGGACACGAAGTAGTTCTTGCTCACGGTAATGGACCACAAGTTGGTATGATTAATTTAGCTATGGAAACAGCTTCTGTTTCTGATGCTGGTACTCCAGAAATGCCATTCCCAGAATGTGGAGCAATGAGCCAAGGTTATATTGGATATCATCTTCAAAATGCAATTAGAGAAGAACTTTTAAATAGAGGTATGGATGTGCCTGTTGCTACTGTAGTAACACAAGTTATTGTAGACAAAAATGATCCTGCATTTACTAACCCAACTAAGCCAATTGGTTCTTTCTATTCGAAAGAAGAAGCTGATGAATTATCTGCTAAAAAAGGTTATAATATGGTAGAGGATGCTGGTAGAGGTTATAGAAGAGTAGTACCTTCTCCTCGTCCAATTGACGTTGCTGAAAAAGCAACTGTTAAAGCATTAGTTGATAATAACCATGTTGTTATTACTGTTGGTGGTGGAGGAATTCCAGTTGTCAAAGAAGGTAATAAATTAGTTGGTGTTCCAGCTGTAATTGATAAAGATTTTGCTAGTGCAAAAATAGCTGAAATTTTAGATGCTGATTATTTAATTATATTAACAGCAGTTGAAAAAGTTGCAATTAACTTTGGAAAAGAAAATGAAAAATGGCTTTCTAAATTAGATTTTGCAGAAACTGAGCAGTATATTAAAGAGGGACATTTTGCTCCTGGATCAATGCTTCCAAAGATTGAAGCTGCACTTGGATTTGCTAAATCAAAATCAGGTAGAAAATCATTAATTACTTCTTTAGAAAAAGCTAAAGAGGGAATTGAAGGAATTACAGGTACACTTATTACACAATAA
- a CDS encoding YfcC family protein: protein MKKFKMPTAYTILIGIIIVVALLTWIVPAGRYDYVDPSASKLEPIPGTYHSVEANPQGVFDVVMAPINGFMDAVDVALFVIVIGGFLGVVMKTGAIDAGIANVTKNLKGREKWMIPILMLLFGLGGTTFGMAEETIAFYPLLIPVFLAAGYDTLTAVSVIMLGAGVGVLGSTVNPFATGIASGFAGISLGDGIGLRLLILLVSEIVTILFVMKYAEKVRKNPEKSLVFSNLEESRKHFLHSKANGEFPELTGKRKLVLALFGLTFLTMIYGVIPFEDLGITAIPTLYWWFGELTALFFVSSVIIGLVFGLNEEGLVGAFVDGAKDLLGVALIIGISRGITVVMNAGAMTDSVLNFGENALGGSSSVGFALFSYIFYIPLSFLIPSTSGLATLSMPIMAPLGDFAGVSRALVITAYQSASGIVNLITPTSAVVMGGLAIGRVSFNKWLRHVWKLMLVLFVITCLALAIGVMM from the coding sequence ATGAAAAAATTTAAAATGCCTACGGCATATACAATATTAATTGGAATTATAATTGTAGTTGCATTACTTACTTGGATTGTACCTGCTGGAAGATATGACTATGTTGATCCATCAGCTTCAAAACTTGAGCCTATTCCAGGAACTTATCACAGTGTAGAAGCAAACCCTCAGGGAGTTTTTGACGTTGTAATGGCTCCAATAAACGGTTTTATGGACGCTGTTGACGTTGCATTATTTGTAATTGTTATTGGTGGATTCTTAGGTGTTGTAATGAAAACTGGTGCAATTGATGCTGGTATTGCAAATGTAACAAAAAACCTTAAGGGTAGAGAAAAGTGGATGATTCCAATTCTAATGCTTCTATTTGGACTTGGAGGAACTACATTTGGTATGGCTGAAGAAACAATTGCCTTTTATCCTTTACTAATTCCAGTATTTTTAGCAGCTGGCTATGATACTTTAACAGCAGTTTCAGTTATTATGCTTGGAGCTGGAGTTGGAGTTCTTGGATCTACTGTAAATCCATTTGCAACAGGTATTGCATCAGGATTCGCTGGTATTTCACTTGGTGATGGTATTGGACTTAGACTTTTAATTTTATTGGTTAGTGAAATTGTTACAATTTTATTTGTAATGAAATATGCTGAAAAAGTTAGAAAAAATCCTGAAAAATCATTGGTTTTTTCTAATCTTGAAGAGAGCAGAAAACATTTTCTTCATAGTAAAGCAAATGGAGAGTTTCCAGAACTTACTGGTAAAAGAAAATTAGTTTTAGCATTATTTGGATTAACTTTCTTAACAATGATTTACGGGGTAATTCCATTTGAAGATCTTGGTATTACTGCTATACCAACACTTTACTGGTGGTTTGGAGAATTGACTGCATTGTTCTTTGTTTCTTCAGTTATAATCGGACTAGTTTTCGGATTAAATGAAGAAGGTTTAGTTGGTGCATTTGTTGATGGTGCTAAAGATTTACTTGGAGTTGCATTGATTATTGGTATTTCAAGAGGTATTACTGTTGTTATGAATGCAGGAGCAATGACGGATTCTGTTCTTAACTTTGGTGAAAATGCTTTAGGTGGATCTAGTTCGGTAGGATTTGCTTTGTTCTCTTATATTTTCTATATTCCTCTTTCATTCTTAATTCCTTCAACTTCAGGACTTGCAACACTTTCAATGCCAATTATGGCACCACTTGGAGATTTTGCAGGAGTGTCAAGAGCTCTTGTTATTACTGCTTATCAGTCAGCTTCTGGTATAGTAAATCTTATTACACCAACAAGTGCAGTTGTAATGGGTGGACTTGCAATTGGTAGAGTTTCATTTAATAAATGGTTAAGACATGTTTGGAAACTTATGCTTGTATTATTTGTTATAACATGCCTTGCTTTAGCTATTGGAGTAATGATGTAA
- a CDS encoding uracil-DNA glycosylase, whose amino-acid sequence MMNTITNDWKDLLKEEFSKDYFTKLMKFLDDEYRTNTIYPPRDMLFSALDLCPFKDTKVVILGQDPYHEPNQAHGLSFSVAKGVKIPPSLRNIFKELNDDLNIEIPRDGFLENWAKQGVLMINNVFSVRKGQAHSHKNKGWEIFTDKIISLLNEKESPIVFILWGKPSQKKEKLITSNMHLVLKAPHPSPLSSYRGFFKSKPFSKTNEFLKLNSLKEIDWKL is encoded by the coding sequence ATAATGAATACAATAACAAATGACTGGAAAGATTTATTAAAAGAAGAATTTAGTAAAGACTACTTTACAAAACTAATGAAATTTTTAGACGACGAATATAGGACTAATACTATTTATCCACCAAGAGATATGCTCTTTAGCGCACTCGATCTTTGCCCATTTAAAGATACTAAAGTAGTAATACTTGGACAAGACCCTTATCATGAGCCCAATCAAGCACACGGACTTAGTTTTTCAGTAGCAAAAGGAGTAAAAATTCCTCCTTCTCTTCGCAATATTTTTAAAGAGTTAAACGATGATTTAAATATTGAAATTCCTAGGGATGGTTTTTTAGAAAACTGGGCAAAACAAGGTGTTCTTATGATTAACAATGTATTTTCAGTTAGAAAAGGTCAAGCTCATTCACATAAAAATAAAGGTTGGGAGATATTTACCGATAAAATAATTTCTCTCCTAAACGAAAAAGAGTCTCCTATTGTATTTATACTTTGGGGAAAACCTTCTCAGAAAAAGGAAAAATTAATAACTTCGAATATGCATTTAGTATTAAAGGCTCCACATCCAAGTCCACTTTCATCTTACAGAGGATTTTTTAAAAGCAAACCATTTTCAAAAACAAATGAATTTTTAAAGCTAAATTCGCTTAAAGAAATAGACTGGAAACTATAA
- a CDS encoding NADH peroxidase has product MKKFVCKVCGYVHEGDSAPDKCPQCGAPKEQFIEKNDDVLTWADEHHVGTAKGVDPEIVEGLRQNFMGECTEVGMYLAMSRQADREGYPEIAEAYKRIAFEEADHASKFAELLGEVVTDSTKKNLEMRVDAEHGACIGKLELAKKAKAFNLDAIHDTVHEMCKDEARHGSAFNGLLKRYFSK; this is encoded by the coding sequence ATGAAGAAATTCGTTTGTAAAGTATGCGGTTATGTTCACGAAGGCGACTCAGCTCCAGATAAATGCCCACAATGTGGCGCACCAAAAGAGCAATTTATAGAAAAAAATGACGATGTTTTAACTTGGGCAGATGAGCATCATGTTGGAACTGCAAAGGGCGTTGATCCTGAAATTGTAGAAGGTTTAAGACAAAACTTTATGGGTGAATGTACTGAAGTAGGTATGTACTTAGCTATGAGTAGACAAGCTGATAGAGAAGGCTATCCTGAAATTGCAGAAGCTTATAAAAGAATCGCTTTTGAAGAAGCAGATCATGCTTCAAAATTTGCTGAATTACTTGGCGAAGTAGTAACAGATTCTACTAAAAAGAATTTAGAAATGAGAGTTGATGCAGAGCACGGAGCTTGTATTGGTAAATTAGAACTAGCTAAAAAAGCTAAAGCTTTTAACTTAGATGCAATTCACGATACAGTTCATGAAATGTGTAAAGACGAAGCAAGACACGGAAGTGCTTTTAATGGCTTATTAAAAAGATATTTTTCTAAATAA
- a CDS encoding DegV family protein: MGIKIITDSASDIPKELALKYNIEVLPLLVYKDGDTTEYRDNVDIFPDDMYEFMIEGGTVKTAQVSYESFYRKFEECINTDDEYIYIAFSSELSGTYQTSKMVEIELKEKYGDINIEIIDTKAASLGFGLIVIEAAKVAKQTNDKSKVLETIKYMMKNIEHIFTVDNLEYLYRGGRVSKASAVIGGVLNIKPILDVEDGKLIPFEKVRGRKKAIKRIAELVSKRNIDLEKLIVGINYSYNKKDALLLADMLKKMYGIENYILGEIGCSIGAHTGPGTLSVYFLKQNN; the protein is encoded by the coding sequence ATGGGGATAAAGATAATAACTGATAGTGCTTCTGATATTCCAAAAGAATTAGCTCTAAAATATAATATTGAAGTATTACCACTACTCGTTTACAAAGACGGTGACACCACCGAATATAGAGATAATGTTGATATTTTTCCAGATGATATGTATGAATTTATGATTGAAGGTGGAACTGTAAAAACAGCTCAAGTATCTTATGAAAGTTTTTATAGAAAATTCGAAGAATGTATTAATACGGATGATGAGTATATATATATCGCTTTTTCATCGGAATTATCTGGTACATATCAAACATCTAAAATGGTTGAAATTGAGCTTAAAGAAAAATACGGCGATATTAATATAGAAATTATTGATACAAAAGCAGCTTCTCTTGGATTTGGATTAATTGTAATTGAAGCGGCGAAAGTTGCTAAACAAACTAATGATAAATCTAAAGTTTTAGAAACAATTAAATATATGATGAAAAATATTGAGCATATATTTACAGTTGATAACTTGGAATATCTATATAGAGGTGGAAGAGTTTCTAAAGCATCTGCAGTTATTGGTGGCGTTTTAAATATTAAGCCAATACTTGATGTAGAAGATGGAAAGCTTATTCCTTTTGAAAAAGTTAGAGGACGAAAAAAAGCAATAAAGAGAATTGCAGAGCTTGTTTCAAAGCGTAATATAGATCTAGAAAAATTAATTGTTGGTATAAATTATTCTTATAATAAAAAAGATGCGCTGTTGCTTGCAGATATGCTTAAGAAAATGTATGGCATAGAGAATTATATTTTAGGAGAAATTGGATGTTCGATAGGTGCTCATACAGGACCAGGTACGTTAAGTGTTTATTTTTTAAAACAAAATAATTAA